The DNA window AATACAAATTGACTCCAATTGCAAAGCAACTaaaataccaaaaagaaaaaaaataaaacagaagTCACAATGTAATGTCCACAGAAACATAATACAAACAGGAGACAGCCAAAACAATCGAAACCATAGACATGCAATAGAATTAAACAAGCCAACTCAACAGCTACCCTGAAACTTGCACGGAATATTATCAAATATCACTCAAAGTGTTTGGGTTGAAGTGTTTACACTAAAAAAGAATCATTATATGAATACTCTACCATAGGCTTGCATATCAATCACATCTCCACACATCAATAACCTACCCTCAAGAGATGAAAGAAGTTCTTACGAAGGATTGTAACAGGACTTAGGCATTGGATGAAGTTAAAGGATAATAAGGAGAACATAAGTCCAAGAAGTTATAGAGTCCTGGAGACATAAAACGGAAGAGAGTTTGAGACAGAGAGAACCACTGGAGCAATAGAGAGTGCTTTGCACATTTTGTATATGCTTGGTCTTCTTATACAACTGGATCGTTGATTGTCTTCAGAGATAAGCAACCACCATGTGTCAAACATATGACTCTTGATTcccctttgtgttttttttttttcggatatCTTTTCTTGACTTGGAAAGATGCTATCAACATAATATTTTTGTCTTTAGTAGTGAAACAATCTGGGACTCTCTCCTTTAAAATCGATTGAAGCATCTGGCTTTGATTATGCAACGAACGTGAGAATCAGAGTATAAAAATGAAATAAGGTAATATAGACTGAAGGAGAAACTCAGAAATGCGGATATGGAAAGACAATAAGGCACTGGCTTATAGAATAATGATGAAGAGCGTAAGTCCTACGTTCATCTCAAGAGGAGGgtaagaagtgatacaaagcCTTGAGAGATCtcaaagcaagttctagagagtCAAATCACATAAGATAGAGCACACAGAAACAATTAAAAGTGCATGAAAAATGCATACACTAACTGAAGGCTCAAAAGCTCACAGGGTGCGAAGTTTCTGGCAAGTAGTCATGTTTAATCAGAAAGCATACATATAATATCAACCACCAAGGCAAAATATATCATGTTTAGCACAAGGCAGAGAAGTTTGTGGACAAAAGTTGTgcataaaaaaatggaaatccTCTTTGTCGGTATTTTTATGAATGAACaactagaaaaatgaaaagagaagaaaaaacataaaaaaattaaaaaaaaacagaagttaAGAAACACGGTAGATTCCTAATGCCTTTCGAAGAGTGTCAAAACGATGAGTGTCTAAAGGCTTAGTAAACAAGTCTGCAAGTTGATGTTCAGTGGCAATGTATTCCAGTACTAAAACCTTCTCTTCAACCAAAACACAAATGAAGGGATGAAGAATGTCAATGTGTTTGGTACGAGAATGTTGAACAGGATTCTTGGAAATGTTTATAGCACTAGTGTTGTCACAGAAAATAGAGAAAGCATTTTGATGAATGCCATAATCACTAAGCATTTGCTTCATCCAAAGCAATTGTGTACAACAACTACCAGCAGCTATGTATTCGGCTTCAGCAGTGGATAAAGAGacacaattttgtttcttactATGCCAAGCAACAAGATTATTTCCAACATAGAAACAACCTCCAGAAGTACTTTTCCGATCATCAGCATTTCCTGCCCAATCGGCATCGGAAAATCCAACAATTTCAGAATTGGTTTCAAAGGAATAATGTAGTCCAAAATCAACTGTACCACTCACATACCTGATGATTCTTTTGATAGCTTCTAGATGCGACTCTTTTGGATCAGCTTGATATCGTGCACAAGCACCAACGCTGAAAGAGATATCAGGCCTACTAGCAGTAAGGTACAACAAACTGCCAATCATACTCCTGTAAAGTGTTTGATCAACACTTTTTCCATTTGGATCCTTGTGAAGTTTTGTGGTTGTTGCCATGGGATTGGAGACTGGTTTTGCTGAAGTCAAGCCAAACTTCTTAACTAGGTCACTAGCATATTTTGTCTGAAACACAAAAATACCATCTTCAACTTGTTTGACTTGTAATCCCAAGAAAAAATTTAGTTCTCCACACATGCTCATTTCGAATTCACTTTGCATGACGTCAGTAAACTCTTTTACAAATGTGGCAGATGTGAAACCAAACactatatcatccacatatacttGTGCTATCATCACGtccttttttattcttttaacaAACAAAGTCTTGTCAACAACTCCTCGAGTATATCCTTTTTGTAACAAGTACATTGAGAGTTTGTTATACCATGCTCTCGGAGCTTGTTTTAAACCGTACAAAGCTTTCTTCAATCGGTACACATGATCAGGAtgctttggatcaacaaacccCTTTGGCTGTTCCACATAGACTTCTTCTTGAAGTATTCCGTTTAAGAAAGCACTCTTGACATCCATTTGGTATAATTTGAAACGCAGATGACAAGCAAAAGCAAGTAACAACCTAATGGACTCCAATCTCGCAACGGGTGCAAACGTCTCGTCAAAATCCAAACCTTCTACCTGATTGTATCCTTGAGCAATGAGACGAGTTTTATTTCTCGTGATGATACCATGTTCATCAATTTTATTCCGAAACACCCACTTTGTTCCTAtaacatttgtttctttgggtCGGGGAACAAGGTACCATACATCATTTCTAACAAATGGATTGAGTTCCTCTTGCATGGCCATTATCCAGTCATTATCTAAAAGAGCTTCCTTGGCACTTTTTGGCTCAATCTTTGATATGTAGCACGTTACAGCAGCAGTTTTACTTCTTGTCAACATTTGATCTTCTACGTCACCAATGATGTCTGACTTGGAGTGATCTTTTTCACTTGCTTGTGTCCTTTTCTCAAAGCTTTTGTTGAGTCAATATTTTGATGCACTTCTCCCTGAGTAGTGGATGACCCATCAATTgattttctttgaaaaaataCTTCATCTGAAGCAGGTTGTTCAATACTTAAGAGAAAGTCATTCACAACAACATTAATGGATTCCATAACATTTTGAGTTCTCTTGTTGAACACCCTGTATGCTCTACTGGTGAGAGAGTATCCTAGAAAAAATCCAATATCACTTCGTGAATCAAATTTTGCTAACATTTCTCTATCTTTGTAAATGTAGCATTTACTACCGAATACTCACAAATGCTTAACATTTGGCTTCTTTCCTTTCCAGATCTCATAAGGTGTGCACTTTGTACCGGGTCTAAGATAGACTCTATTTGCCGTATAGCATGCAGTGCTAACTGCTTCAGCCCAGAAATACTTAGCCAAACGAGCGCTTGTCAGCATGACACGACTCATGTCAAGTAAAACACGATTCTTTCGTTCCACAACTCCGTTTTGTTGAGGAGTGATTGGAGCAGAAAAATTGTGATCAATTCCTTTTTCATCACAAAACTTAGAAAACGATATGTTTTCAAATTCAGTTCCGTGATCGGTTCTGAGTTTTACCACACGATCATTTGAAGCAACTCtatcattttgaattttattcaaCAAACCAAAAAATGCTGTGAACGCATCAGATTTCTCTCGCTAGAAGGCAACCTAAGTAAAGCGTGAGAAATCATCcaccaagacaagtatgtattttttttcctccaatGCTTTTGGTTTGTACTATTCCAACCAAGTCCATGTGCATCAGTTCCAAAGGTCATGAAGTCGAGATGTAATTTATGGATTTGTGTGAACTCTTTGTTTGCTTTCCCACTTGACATTCTCCACAAATTCCAAGTTCTCCAGTCAACAACGGTAAACCCCTCACATACTCTTTCTTGGAAAGCTTGATCAAATCCTTACAGTTCATGTGACCTAATCGTTTATGCCATAAATCCAAAACATCGTCAGTTGCTTTATTGCAGATGTCAGGCACATGTAACTCATTTGCATTCACACAATAACAATTGTCCTTAGACCTTTTTCCTTCAAAACTGTCAACCTCTTTAGCAACCTTTACACTACATTTCAACTTATTGAAAAGTACTTCAGCATCATCATCGTCACAAATTTGACTAATGCTAATTAGGTTAGCTTTAAGCCCATCAACTAACATGACATTTTTTAAGCAAGGAATTCCTAGTGTTTTGATTTCTCCTTTTCCAACGATCCTTGCTCTTTTTCCATCTCCAAATGTGACTGCTCCATTTTGCAATCCTCGGTGAAAGTTGTGAACCATCTTTTGTCTCCAGTCATGTGCCTTGAGCAACCACTGTCTAGATACCAAGTATCAAACTGACAAGATGAGAAAGCAGTGAAAGCCACCAAGCATGTAAGATTGTCTTCCTCATATGAAGGTGACACCTTATCCAATAGACAAATTTGAGTCTCTTTTCTTCTCCATACTTGCTTTAAGTTTGTAGTAAGGAAGTTAGGCATTATTTTTGAAATTCTATTCATTCCCTTTGGGTGAGCAACAAATCTCCCTTTGAGATTTGATTTTTCAGAAATCCAAGAAGTGGTGTGTTTAGTTTGATTTTCCTTTAGAAGCTTGTAACACCTAGGTCTGATATGTCCTATTTTTTCACAGAAGTGACAAATAGGAATAAAAGTTTTTGACCTAATGAACTTCTTTGGATCAACAGTATTTCTTACAGAATTTGACTCTTTTGTAGTGATACACGAATTTCCAAAGGATTCATCACTACTCACTTTCCTGCTAGGTTCTTGTAAAGCTTTGACAAACTTGGTAACAGAAGTGGAAGAACTTCCAGTTATATCAAAACCTAGACCGCTTCTATCACCTGAAATCTTTCCATAGCTCAACATTTTGTCAATTTTGCTTGAGCCAATGCTAaattcttcaactttcttcTGTATTTTACTCAATTCACTTTCAAGACTTTTGTTGTCTGATGCTAGCAGATGTAACTTTTCCAACATTGACTCTCGTAGCTTTTCTGCATGTTCCATTTGAGATTGATGCTCGATCTCTGCTTCCTTCTTCTCACTTTCAAGCTGTACAAgtttatttttcagtttttcattttctttcttcactttcatgGTGATATCATAAAGTGCAGTGTACTTTTGTAAGACTTCTACGGAGTCAGGCTCTTCAACTTCCGAATCATCAGTCTCATATCCATCAAAAGTTCCAAAAAATgcaaccacttcctcatcatctTCAGATGCCGTGTCTTTCTCTGAATCACTATCACTCCACGTGGAAGTTAAAGCCTTGTTCTTTTCATCTTTCAGCCTTTTAAGAGTATTGGCACATTCATGAGCATGATGTCCATACCCTTGACACTCGAAACACTTATCTTTATCATTCCAACTTTTCTTTTCACCAAGTTTGACAGACTTGGAGGTATTTCCATGAGAAACATCTCTAGAACGAGGAACTTTAGAGTTTGAatcaaaattgtttcaattttcACGTCCCCTAGAACTTCTAAGTTTCAAAAATTTCCTAGCTTGTTTGGTAAGAAGAGCAAATTCGTCTTGAGTCAAGGTTTCAAATGGATCCTCATTCATTTTTTCATTATTGACTTTAAAGGCAACatttttccctttcttgccttCTGTAAAGTCGGACTCATATGTTTGTAATGATCCAATCAATTGTTCCAGCTTGTAAGTGTTCAAATCTGTCGATTCTTCTATAGCTGTCCTTTTTGCATGAAACCTTGAAGGAAAAGATCTTAGAATTTTCTTAACAACCCTATGCTCTGGAATGCTATCACCAAGATTGTGACAACCATTGACAATTACACTAAGCTTAGCATAGAAGTCAGAAAAACTCTCATCATCTAgcattttgatattttcaaattttgtgaTGAGATTTTGAAGCTTGGATTCTTTGACAGTAGAATTACCTTCATGAGTAACTTCAAGAATATCCCAAGCTTCTTTCGCCGTTATGCATTTACTAATGTAGTTAAATTGCTCAGGCGAAACGGCAGTGAACAACGCATTCAATGCCTTTTGATTGAATGTGCTAGAGCTGCGTTCTTCTTCGCTTCATTCCCTTCTAGGCTTAAGCAACGACATGGTTACCAAAGACTGTCCTTCGCCTTtggtttctttaactattggagGTTCCCAGCCTTCTTCAACCGCAAGCCATACTCTGTCGTCAAGCGCCCAGAGAAATGATTTCATCTTTGCCTTCCATGCAGCGTAGTTGTCCCCATCAAAATGTGGTGGATGAGAAAATGAACCCATAGCACGATTCATCCTAAACTACCCACGGATCTCACTAGATATTTTTAGTGACCTGCTCTGGTGCCAATTGAAAGTCCTAGGATGGATACTAACTTAATCTATAAATTTCAACTTAACACTAATGCAAATTATGGTTTAAATTAATCAGTTATGCAAACATAATCCTACACAAATATTCAGCACGAATATAAAGAGCACACACACGATGTAGGATTTAACGAGGCAAAACCCACCACTGGGAAAATCCTCGGGCTACCAAGCCAGGAAGcactaagaaagaaagaatacataaagacttacaaaactcatcaactagacacTCATACCAGTTGGCAGCTTTGTCTCCGCGCTTTGCTACTCGATCTTTCTTCAGTCTTCGAGTTGAAGTGGCACGGCACTAACGCAGCCGTCAATCACCTTTCCCTCAAACTTTGCAAGATGCTAACTCGATCATGGAGAATGTTTATATGATGAAGTGTTTGTTTGAAAAACAATCAATTACGAAAATCACAAGGCACATTTCcataattgattttcaatttaaaacctCAAAGAAATCAGCATGAAAAGTAATATTTTCTCTTAAAAACCCATGTTGTTGGAACCACAAGATAACAGCAGTATTCAAATTATTTTTCCACGCACAAAAAACCAAAGCTGGTGCTTCTAAAAATTCTTTTCAATGAAATCAGTTTTCATGCATATATGGCTCAACTTTTTCACATTCCTGACTTCCCATATATATACAAAAAGCACCGGCCCTTTATCTGATAAGAACTACAATGCAATCCATGTAGTTTTATAATTCTACCAACATGCAATCAGATAACTCCCATGCAAACAGATAAGTCCTACCGACATGCAAACACCTAAGTTTGAAAACACGGTTTGAAAAACTGGTTTGATAACACGGTTTGATAGACGGGATAATTCATTCTAGAAAAGTAAAACACACAAGGATAAAAGTCCTAACCCAAATACAATAACATATGATATAGATTAATGTAGTTGGATGCATGCATGCAAACGTACCTGGATGAGTATCGCGTTTCGGTAACATCTTCGCATCGAAAGTGTGAGAAACCTCCCTAGACTAAAACTATTACAATTGTAAATATGTAACAAGTCTAAGCTATTACAGATTCAGGCATTTTGTTAGGGATTGCCAATTTTACCCTAACACAGGTCAATGGCGGCATTACACCTCAAAACATGACAACTAAAACTTTACTCATGATAAATATAGTTATAAAATATGGAACTCATTTTGCTTTCGTTAGTAATCAACAACATACACGGGATTTTAATTTCCAAATAAGAGACGAGTCAACTCTAAAACTGAGAGTTGAGACGACCTTATACTTGCTCGTATCTTGATATTtagcttgttttttttttcttttaatgtaACGCCCACACAACACTTACTTGTAAGTGCATGCAAAGTCCTTTCTACCATTTTTCACTGAATTAATGGATATAAGCACCGCAGATGAACTTTGGATAAAATGTTATCCTATCATGTTAATCGTTGGTGTATTTTGAGAGAGCAAGGGAGGAGCATGAACTTTGGATTATTAATTGAATATTCTGTACATATTAGCTACTAAGGAAAGCTATAAACCAGCATCTTTTCTTTCTACATAAATTTAACTTACATTGATCAAAATACACTTCTCACCCTACATTTGACATTCAAAACGGCCATGACTTCTCTCGTTTTTTAGCACCTATGCCCGCTTCCATAACATCGCCACCGCCATGACAACGAGCACACGACAAAGACAAATGCCGCAGATGAACCTACTAGACATACATAGACAAGAACCACTTCGCCTGTGCATTCAAATACTTCGAATTGTGTCCACCCGATCAATGACATCCAGTGCTTTGCTCTTGTCGAAATCAAATTCAATGATGGGAACGGATGGCCTCCTGATTGGAAATGGATCCTTCCTACGTTCACTTGTCAGGGAGTGGTTGCTACGTTCACTTTGTATACTTCCAATACTAACCCTCGATTGGTTGACGAGATGGTGAAGCCACACCACCAGTTCAAGAATGTAAGCATCGGTTCTATTTTTATCAGCATGGTGCAGTGTCTCAATCCTCAGCAAGTCAGTTTGACCAGCAGGTTTCCGGTTCATCCCAGACCTAAAGAATTGCaactaataaaattaagaaaatatgtAATCACTACAGTTAAGAGggataaaagaaaaactaaagaaGCTTTACTTGGTTGTGTTAGTGGCAATGGGAACTAGCCACCTCAACGTTTTCTCCATTTCAGCTTTAATTTCAGCGATTGTATGCTgccaaaaagagaaaaagaaaaagaaaaagaaaaaaaagcatttGATGATAAGTTACACTGttgaatgaatttaaattttgagatttttatcTATCTATTACAcagattttaaaatttaaactcatctctTGTTAATTAATAAGATAGTAAACACCACCATCAAACATCCCCATCACTTGATGGTGGTGAGGAAAAatattgactttttttttattcacacAACATCTATTTAAACATGTACTTGTTGGCCCACAATGTATTTTAActgttaaaatataaaataaaatttagggaactttaacgaaaagcacccggtactgttcactttaacgaaaaaccacatttttacactaaaaagtcaatcctggtactattcactttaccctttattttgtccttatcattaaaactcaaagttttcaagcccttttcattagttttccttaaaatttaaAGAGTGTTGAAAAGTGGAGTGAAGCAACAACCATTTAGGAGATAATAAAATTGCCACCTGAATTAGCAAATGatattttgaaaaatagaaTTTGCTAAATGCTTTAACAGCCAAAGTCTGAATTGTTTTAATAGGGCATAACAGTGTCAATCCTATCATGTTAATTGTTATTGTATTCTGAGAGAGCAGTGGAGAAGCATGAACTTTGGATTATTAATTGAATATTCTGCACATACTAGCCACTAAGGAAAGTATAAAACCAGCATCCTTTCCATCTACAGAAATTTAACTTACATTGATCAAAATACATTTCTCATCCTACATTTTGACATTCAAAACGGCCATGACTTCTCTCGTTTCTCAGCATCCATGCCCGCTTCCATGACATCGCCACCGCAACAACAAAGAGCACACGACAGGGACAAATGCCGCAGATGAACGTACAAGACATACATACACAAGAACCACTTTGCCTGTGCATTCAAATACTTCGAATTGTGTCCATCCGATCAATGACATCCAGTGCTTTGCTCCGGTCGAAATCAAAGTTAATGATAGGAACGGAGGATGGCCTCCTGATTGGAAATGGATCCTTCCTACGTTCACTTTGTTGTGATTTGGATCTTATCTGGTAAATTGATGAAGAAGAATAAAACAAAATGGACAATAAAATGAAGGAGTCGAAATGATTGAAGCTCTCTGCAGAAATCTAGCAGAGCATATTCTATTTCTTCTCTCTGCAAAAAATGCACACACACAGTGCTTACATTACTGTTGGAATCCAAGATGGGTTCTCTCTCATTACAAATCAATCTCAACCCTTCATCTAGCTAGTTGCTAGGATTACAACACCTGGCAATATTTGCATTACTTCTATATACCTTCTCACTTGGTATTTTAACATAAGTGCATACACATATTAATATCACAACTTATTCCTAATCAGCTAtagacttataattcaacacaCTTGTCGGGGAGTGGTTGCTACTCTTGCTCAGCCGGTTATGCTTGCTGAACCTGGTCCTTGAGGTGTCAAATTCTTGACTCTTACTAATCCCCGGCGTCAGTTTTCTCTTACTTACATATCGAAGCATTTCTTGGTCTTCAACTGTTAATATGGGTGATGAGCAGTTGGTTTTGTTCATACATAACTGAATTGCCTTCTGGTTGGGGGAGCAAAGAGGGGATTTAACAGGAGATCTAATTCCACAGTTTCCAACCCTCGTTTGGTTAACGAGATGGTGAAGCCACACCACCAGTTCAAGAATGTAAGACTCGGTTCCATGTTTATCAGCATGGTGCAGTGTCTCAATCCTCAGCAAGTCAGTTTGACCAGCAGGTTTTCGGTTCATCACCGACCTAATGCATTACaactaataaaattaagaaaatatcgGGAAATCACAAGTAAATGGAAGGCAATCTGCAATTAAGAACTCACCCAGTGTTTGCCCATTCTCCAACCCAGCCAAAGCCATGATGAGCTCTACATAAAACCGCATTGCAAAGAGTAATCAGTAAACAGaattgaagaaaaatgagagagtTGTGAAAATAAACATTGTCATAAATGAAGAATGTGACCACCAAAAAGATTGGATGATATGTTAAACCACTCCAGTCAAGGGggataaaagaaaaacaaatgaagCTTTACTTGGTTGTGTTAGTGGCAATGGGAACTAGCCACCGCAACGTTTTCTCCATTTCAGCTTTAATTTCAGCGATTGTATGCTGCGAAAAGAAAAAGCATTCGAAGATAAGTTATAGATCAGTACATTCATGGGCATACAAATATGAGCTTACTTTGTAGTAGTACAATACAATGTAGGTGAGTTGTTAATAATTCCACTTGTTAAATAAAACTATAGATACCTCTTCCTTCAACTGAAATGACTGTAGTTTTGAGCGGAAAGCTGATTTCACACCAGGCGGGAGCCCCTGATATAAAGTATCCCGTGTGTTTGAAGGCACAGAACTTGATCGAGACACCTGGTTACATTCAAACATTAACTCAGAGGTCATGGCCCAAGTGATCTGATATAAAGCATAAAACTCCCATTTATCAAGCAACATAAACATAACATTTGATTGAAGGAGAATGATTATTGTGCTTTAACATAAAATGGGAAACTTCCTGTCATAGACCAGGTAACTACTATAACCTGCTAATTGCTAGTTATGCTATACACAACTGAAGAAAAGCTAATACACATACATTGTCCGAACATCCTACATTTATGGAATCCAACTCACAGAAATCAGAACCCAATACTTTACCACCACGCTTGAAATCTCCCAGGCATAGGACTGCTCATTAAAAAAATAGTCTAGAGGTAGCAAAAACTTTAAAAGAACAGTACGGAGAGAAACAGAGAAGGATTTTGGCACTTAAGAATAAGAGGTTGCATAACCCCACAGAAATATGTTTACCAAACTGACCTGGATACAACCCACTCTCACACTCAAAGTCAGTTGCTCCACACTAATATAACCCCCATAATAAACACATTGAAGCCTAAAAAGGTATTGAAACTTAAAACCTGCTAGCTTACGGTAAAAAAACACTGTATTTTCACCACCGTATTAAGTAGTTCACTGACAATACAAAATACTTGTTTATACTGaagtaaaagaaaagaaaagaaaaaatattatcACAAAGGTTGAAAATTTAGGAAATGAATATAACAACATCAACTCACAAGAAGATCAATTTGAGTGATAATATTTGCATAATGCAAGGCAAGACCAGCAGACCCCAACTTTTTGTGATTGTTCTGAGAACCTTTCACAGGTTTTTCAGTATCTGCACGACCACAAAATTCACACAAAGTCACTTAATAATTGAACACTATGATTAACTTCTAAACAATTGTTATGCACAATTGAATATTACAAGAGATAAACAATACATGTACAGATATATTACAAGAGACGTTAGCTTTAATTTGGAGATGTTATCTTTACCAGATTGGAGTGGTTCCAATACCATACCATATATCAACTACACTTAAatttgggaattgttattagcactccaaaatttagaaagaaaaacacTTGTGATGAGTGCACAATGAGAactttggagtgccaataacaattcccttaaaTTTTTATACTAATTCAAGAATGCCAACTTTTTAGCAGTCAGGTGCAAATTTGTTTTGTAAGTATTAAATTTAATCAAAAACAAGAAATAGCCATTATCTTTCTCAGCCTCCTGTCCTACTCCCAACTGTCCAAGCAGACTTCGAATACCAATATAAAAAATTCCATCCGAACTTTTGACGCATACCTGCATTTCCAAATGCTTCATGAATCTCCATATGTAAGAAATGAACAACATCGACAAGTTTCTCCATGACCTGTAAATAAGAGATATAAGGATAGTTGTAGAACTTCAAGGGAAATTCTATTGGCACAGTGCACCCACGATCATCGTTCAACAACCCAGAACTTAAGCACAAGACATAGAATTCACACATCCTAGAATATTCTCAAAATGTCATAATAAAAAGAACAATCTTTTTATTTCTTCAGaaccaaaaaatttaaatcaaataaaagtAAAGGTCCCCTCCCTATCGCTGGCttgctttgtttatttttttcttttctccaaaaAACCAATTAAGTAATTTGTTTTCCTCGAGTGGTTTAGGCTTTAACGTCTTTTTATGACATCCCTTCGAGAAATTCGGAAGAAGAGTACTTTAAAATACATGGGTGCATTCTCTAGCTGCAAATTGAAGCTTCCAAAGTTTTATTATGTGACTAACAAATATATACCCCACTTTTGTGTGCTGCATTTGATCAACAGAAAGTTATTTTCAGTTGCACCTAAGTGAGATACACAAATAGAAATACTGACTTGCTACCTCTTCCAAAATTTGGGACCAAAGTGATTTTTTCTTCAAACTTCTCACATGCTTCCTTTGACTCTTCAACTCTGCTCTCAAGATTGCAAGGctatctcctacacgtgacaagaaTATACAGGCACAATAAACCAAAATTACCTTCAAGCGACTCTAACCATTTCATtgcaaacaaaacaataaattgaaggaaatcaaaatttcaaaaatatggaagGTTTTGTTTGTAGGACACGTTGAGATGAGGCCAACTGCCGGTATTAAAGGTTTATTGGCTTAGACCAACAATGGAAGAACATTTGAGTTCCCCGGCATGGTATTATAaaggtacaaacaaagaaaaaatccGGAAATACCAAAAtagtaacaattaaaaaattacataaTGAACAAACTTCAGAACAAGTATTAGCATGGCATCATTATTAGATATGAGAACTGCCGAAACAGACCATGGAAAAATCTACAGTTCCACACACATACAAACACATAGAAAGTATATTGATGTACTCCTTTCTTTATGACACTCGGTCATCAACTAAAAAAAAGACTGGATAAATACAAAACAGAATAACTTTATTAACCTACAAGACCAAAATATAGAGATAAATTTTCATATGACATTGTAAAGGAAATACAAGATGCAAGTTACCTCTTTGGGTAGTACTTGAGTTGTCTTCCTCTTGAAGCTTCCGCCGATAATCTTGTTCAAATCTGTC is part of the Malus domestica chromosome 12, GDT2T_hap1 genome and encodes:
- the LOC103444834 gene encoding protein PSK SIMULATOR 1-like isoform X2 codes for the protein MKNTLWLINTMGGMCSKRRRSTVDDVNVNNAPNGGLPTADGHHSNGSRGLPPKLNSNSTPSPVSEGVDEQFRDPFMLPETNNMVPYGLITDDVNDGIPHLSRTLSHKNRSNKSKQAVAKVSEVSSLLGRAGTAGLGKAVEVLDTLGSSMTNLNPSSGFTSGVTTKGNKISILAFEVANTVVKGSNLMQSLSKDNIKHLKGVVLPSEGVQNLISRDMDELQKIAAADKREELKVFSGEVVRFGNRCKDPQWHNLDRYFEKLGSEITPQRQLKEDAETVMQQLMTLVLNTAELYHELHALDRFEQDYRRKLQEEDNSSTTQRGDSLAILRAELKSQRKHVRSLKKKSLWSQILEEVMEKLVDVVHFLHMEIHEAFGNADTEKPVKGSQNNHKKLGSAGLALHYANIITQIDLLVSRSSSVPSNTRDTLYQGLPPGVKSAFRSKLQSFQLKEEHTIAEIKAEMEKTLRWLVPIATNTTKAHHGFGWVGEWANTGSVMNRKPAGQTDLLRIETLHHADKHGTESYILELVVWLHHLVNQTRVGNCGIRSPVKSPLCSPNQKAIQLCMNKTNCSSPILTVEDQEMLRYVSKRKLTPGISKSQEFDTSRTRFSKHNRLSKSSNHSPTSVLNYKSIAD
- the LOC103444834 gene encoding protein PSK SIMULATOR 1-like isoform X4 — encoded protein: MFPFVSEVSSLLGRAGTAGLGKAVEVLDTLGSSMTNLNPSSGFTSGVTTKGNKISILAFEVANTVVKGSNLMQSLSKDNIKHLKGVVLPSEGVQNLISRDMDELQKIAAADKREELKVFSGEVVRFGNRCKDPQWHNLDRYFEKLGSEITPQRQLKEDAETVMQQLMTLVLNTAELYHELHALDRFEQDYRRKLQEEDNSSTTQRGDSLAILRAELKSQRKHVRSLKKKSLWSQILEEVMEKLVDVVHFLHMEIHEAFGNADTEKPVKGSQNNHKKLGSAGLALHYANIITQIDLLVSRSSSVPSNTRDTLYQGLPPGVKSAFRSKLQSFQLKEEHTIAEIKAEMEKTLRWLVPIATNTTKAHHGFGWVGEWANTGSVMNRKPAGQTDLLRIETLHHADKHGTESYILELVVWLHHLVNQTRVGNCGIRSPVKSPLCSPNQKAIQLCMNKTNCSSPILTVEDQEMLRYVSKRKLTPGISKSQEFDTSRTRFSKHNRLSKSSNHSPTSVLNYKSIAD
- the LOC103444834 gene encoding protein PSK SIMULATOR 1-like isoform X1, which translates into the protein MKNTLWLINTMGGMCSKRRRSTVDDVNVNNAPNGGLPTADGHHSNGSRGLPPKLNSNSTPSPVSEGVDEQFRDPFMLPETNNMVPYGLITDDVNDGIPHLSRTLSHKNRSNKSKQAVAKVSEVSSLLGRAGTAGLGKAVEVLDTLGSSMTNLNPSSGFTSGVTTKGNKISILAFEVANTVVKGSNLMQSLSKDNIKHLKGVVLPSEGVQNLISRDMDELQKIAAADKREELKVFSGEVVRFGNRCKDPQWHNLDRYFEKLGSEITPQRQLKEDAETVMQQLMTLVLNTAELYHELHALDRFEQDYRRKLQEEDNSSTTQRGDSLAILRAELKSQRKHVRSLKKKSLWSQILEEVMEKLVDVVHFLHMEIHEAFGNADTEKPVKGSQNNHKKLGSAGLALHYANIITQIDLLVSRSSSVPSNTRDTLYQGLPPGVKSAFRSKLQSFQLKEEQHTIAEIKAEMEKTLRWLVPIATNTTKAHHGFGWVGEWANTGSVMNRKPAGQTDLLRIETLHHADKHGTESYILELVVWLHHLVNQTRVGNCGIRSPVKSPLCSPNQKAIQLCMNKTNCSSPILTVEDQEMLRYVSKRKLTPGISKSQEFDTSRTRFSKHNRLSKSSNHSPTSVLNYKSIAD